TAAAATTACTCAGAATATTTTTACACGGCGCTCATTCTTACCAGAACAGAATAATAGTCTCTGGAAAATTGAAACAGGTTTTGTCCGCACTTTCACTTATCTAGAGGATGGTACAACCGTCGCTTTAGGACTGTGGGGTTCGGGAGATATTGTCGGTAAAGTTTTATCCAGGTTAGAGCCATATCAAATGGAGTGTCTGACTAAAGTAGAGGCGACAATCTTACCTCTAGATGTGTGGGATCAACGTACAGAAACTTTGCTAGCACACATCCAACAGGCTGAAGAATTGATGGTGATTCGTAGCTATAAAAAAGTAGATACTATGCTGATCAAGTTATTGGCATGGTTATCTCAAAAATTTGGCTCAGAAGTTGACCAAGGACGTTTAATCGATATGCGTCTGACTCATGAAGACCTGGCAGAAATGCTTGGTTCCACGCGAGTGACCGTCACTCGCATCCTGGGGCAATTTGAGCAAGAAGGCTTAATTGAGCGTCTTTCTTTGCATAGAATTATACTGAAAGAAGAAGATATTTGGTACTATGAAATTTAGGCAATTTTAATAATACCAACCATCACAATCAAGCAATTTTGGATTTTAGCTTAAACAAAAATTCATCCCACACTCACTCGAATCAGTGTGGGATAGCTTGGGGATTTTAAATTGACGATAGCGTTGGGTCCGCGTCTGTCTACGACACGCTCCGCGTAAAGCCTGCGGTATAGCTCCGCTTACGCCTAGCGTCCCGCACTTAACGTAGAGAAGCCTGCATTCAGATCTTCTACTCGGTGTTAAGTTGATGATCTTAATTTTAGACTTGACATCGGTTATCATTCATGCATTTAAATTTTGCTAAATCTTATACATGTTTCTAGGGTTTTGCCAAGAACCACAAATCTGGTGTGAAAAATTCCCAAAAATATCTTAACCTAAATTTGTACCAATTTTAACTTAATCTTTGCTAATGCTGTAAGCGTTAATAAGAAGATTGTAAAGTCACTATGCTAAAATATGAAATTTGATTGGGGTTTAGATGTACCAATTCCATCAACCCAGAGCCAAAATCCAAATCGGAGGCTCTTATAAGTTGCTATTCAATACGTTAAGGATGATAAATTCATGAAACCGCAACTGCCCAAATTCAGTACATTCTGGGCAAAAAGAATTATGGCATAGATCCAAAATATGCATAGATGCGAAACATCGGAGTATACTACTTTGAGGGGTTTTCTAGGCAGCGTGTTAAAAAGATAATTTCGAGATGTGGCTTCCACAGTTGTATCAATTGCTGTCCTATCGAAGTAAGTGACCGTAGCATCTACATACCTAGCATGATATATGCATTTTTTTTCTTTGGAGTTTTCTTACTAAGCTTGAGGAGTACAAATGCTTGAGGCTATCGCTGTTGCTTGGCTATTACTGTTTTTTGGCGATTTCCTTTCAACCTTCGTTTACCACGTACCTGAACATGTTTTTGGTAGCCTCCACCTAAAAACGCACCACACCTGGAAAAAAGACTTCCGCCACTACGCCATTTTGACCTTAAATCCCCAAGTTCTATTAGATGGTATTTTGGGTGCCTTGCCTTATGTGCTAATGGCAATAGTTCTGTGGTCTTTTTCTCCCATCGGCGTCATCGCCGGACTACTTTTGGGTCAGTTTCATGTATGGTGGCGACACGTCAGTGTTTTGGATTGGCAAACTCCAAAGCCTATAAATGTTTTGTGTCAATTTTTATTCATTACAACTCCTGAAAGACATTGGCTACACCACCAAAAAACTAATCAGGGTTTTGGCGATATTTTCACATTCTTTGAACAACCGTCACTAGTCTGGTTACGCTGGCTACGCCTGCTCAGGATTCATTTCCGGTACTCTCGCATCTAGCCGAGGGATTCGCCAAGCCATAAAAACGTCTCTTTTCTTCGTGTTCTTCGTGCCTTCGTGGTTTAAAAATCATTCATTTTTAACCACAAAGACACGAAAACCAACGCCGACACTGAAATACCAGTTGACAAAAATACCATTATCCACGCACCAGAGCCTATAGTAGAAATTTAGGTGTGCATAATCTTTGCCAATAGTAGTCAGTAACCCAGCCCTAAAGGGACTGGGCTTGTAAGAGCAATCAAGCAAGCCGTACTGACCAGACCACCCTGAGCGTAGTCTTATGGTAGCCGTTATTTGAGTCACGACACCCTGGAATGCGTAGCTAGTTCCCTGCCCTGTCGCTTGTGATTAAACAGTTCTAAGGTCACTGAAACAGTGTTGCAAGCCTAACAAGCTCTGATAACTGGTCGAAGCTAACATTACCCC
The Gloeotrichia echinulata CP02 DNA segment above includes these coding regions:
- a CDS encoding Crp/Fnr family transcriptional regulator yields the protein MSLYKPLHNQHSKITQNIFTRRSFLPEQNNSLWKIETGFVRTFTYLEDGTTVALGLWGSGDIVGKVLSRLEPYQMECLTKVEATILPLDVWDQRTETLLAHIQQAEELMVIRSYKKVDTMLIKLLAWLSQKFGSEVDQGRLIDMRLTHEDLAEMLGSTRVTVTRILGQFEQEGLIERLSLHRIILKEEDIWYYEI
- a CDS encoding sterol desaturase family protein produces the protein MLEAIAVAWLLLFFGDFLSTFVYHVPEHVFGSLHLKTHHTWKKDFRHYAILTLNPQVLLDGILGALPYVLMAIVLWSFSPIGVIAGLLLGQFHVWWRHVSVLDWQTPKPINVLCQFLFITTPERHWLHHQKTNQGFGDIFTFFEQPSLVWLRWLRLLRIHFRYSRI